The genomic window TTCAGTTTTAGCTAATACTAACTATTATAGGTTCTGTGGACCTGCCATGGCACGCCCTGAACTTCCTTTCTACAGTTATACTAACTCAGTTCACAAGGTCACAAGGACTTTGAATAACAAGCTACCAATGGTGATTGAAATAAAGTGCCTAGCTTGCCTTCCAGTAATCAAAACACTAAGACATTTAACTATGAGTTGTGATATTGGATTGTTCTGATGTGAACCTTCCTAAAATATTGGTAAACCAAAAGCTAAGCATTGCCAAATCTTTCATAAAGAGTGTGCATTTAtagctgccaaaattttggaaaatttACTTATGGGCTTTTGTTTTATccttaacattttttttgtcaacaaaCCAAATGAATCTATCATTCTATTGGCATTGCCAATTTTTTGTTCTGGTTGGTTTGGTCAATAAACCAAACATGCCATCAGAAAATCACAATCAAACATACAATTAACTGCCACTGGAGATAGTCTACACTTACATTTGCAGAAATAAAGACTGGTGATATTTACATTTCTGGTTCACAGTAACAGTTGCAGTTTTCCAATTGATGGTGTTAGTTGAATTTATTCTTCCTCCAGACTCCTTTCTCCATATAATCAGGTTGATACTCAAGATTTAAAATCCATCTTTTTTATGAATTCAAAATCAGCTCAGGTTAGAGTCTGCAAGCAAAGTATGTGAAGTTATAAATGCATCCTTATTTAGGTAAGCTACTTACAACTTACTAACTAATATGGGAGTCTTAAAAtagattgaagaaaaaaatattttagtagcCAAAGGCTCAAAGGTACAGAGCATCAACTGTTAAGAATATCATATTGTCATTCCTTGCAGTAAATCTTTGATGCTTACCTCTAGTGGGATGACCTGAATTAAGAATATCATACTCCAGTCCTCAGTCTGTTCAATGGTTCATTGATTATCCCATCACTCAAAATATCATCATAACATATCTTCACCAATAATCTCCACAGGTGCAGTTTCCGTGTGTAAGTAGATGAAATCGATTTTTGTCCCTAAGGGATATCTCCCTTTCATAAACTTTTGAAACAAATTTGGCAAAATTATGGCAATCAACACATATGCGAAGATTCTTCATAACCCGGATAGTCAATCCTGGAGGAGTGTTCATCAATCCAAAAGTTATTGCCAGCTTCTCACTGTGACCAAGAAGCATGCGTTCTTTTTGCTCATCATCAACATCATGCAGCACACAACTCAAGTCTGGAACAAAGCCAGCTGCTTTGATATCGACAAATATCTCTTTTATCTTGGCATTTATGTCTTTCTTACTGGGATGGAACCGCTCACTTGAATGGAAGGTGTGAATAACCTTGTCAAGAATTATCCAGCTCTGCCCTGGTTCCTTGGTCACTGTCTTCTCCAACATTAGCTTCCTCACTTTGAAAACATCTTTCCACATCCCAGCAGCAGCATAAATGTTAGAAAGTATTACATAATTGCCAGCATTTTCTGGCTCCATTTCCAGAAGCTTCTGAGCAACAAGCTCACCAACATGAACGTTAGCATGGACTCTGCAAGCACCGAGCAGTGAACCCCAAATTGATGGAGTTGACTCAAATGGCATATTTTCTATCAAATTTAAAGCTTTCTCTAGTCGTCCAGAACGTCCAAGAAGATCAATAATGCATCCATAGTGTCCAGTGTGGAGAAGTGCACTTTGTTCTTTGACCACAGTATCAAATATATCAAGGCCCTCATCAACCAGCCCACCATGGCTACAACCAGATAAAACAGCCAACAAAGTCACACTGTCAGGCTTCACCTCTTTATGCAAATCTTTGAAGAGACTAATAACTTCATGCCCCAATCCATGCCTTCCATATCCCATAAGCATTGCATTCCAACTGACGACTGATCTCTCTAGCATGTTGTCAAATACTCTCCTTGAGTATAACAGTTTACCACATTTGGAGTACATATCGATCAAAGAATTCTGTAGAGCAACGAAGAAAGGCAATTCTTTACGAAGTATTAAGGCATGGACTTGTTTGCCATAATCCAAAGAAGCCAGGCCAGACAATGCAGTAACAAGGGTGGTGAAGGTAACATGATTGCATTGCATTCCCTCACTATACAATTGTCTGAACAAGTCCAAGGCTTCCTCATCAAGACCCTTTTGAGCATAGCCAGATATAATTGCAGTACACGAAACGACGTCCCTTTCTGGAAGCGTGTCAAATACTCTTCGAGCTTCTTGGATGTTTTCTGACTTGGCATACATGTCAAGCAGGGAACTCCCAACAAACATGTGTGACTCAAAATTTGTCTTGACTAAGAGAGAATGGACTTGCTTGCCCTGGTATATACTTTGAGGACCAGAACAGGATGTAAGAACAGTTGCTAAAGTGTATTCATTAGGGATGCATCCTGCCAGATAGAAGTAAAATGTATTACACATTTGACAGAAATTAATACAGCATATGTTGATATAATCTGATCCTTGAAGACAATGGCATGCATTCCCAAATGGTTAAGAATATTTATAACAGTAATTGCAAAACAAACCTCCAAACTGGAGAGATTGAATATCAACTTGAGAGGACATTAAGACGGTCAGGGAGATATGAAAAGTAATTGTTGTGGCAATATTCTAAATATGGCCATGACATAACTCCATCCATATTCTTTACAGTACcaaaaattttataaactttACTTTATAATAATCATGCCCCGCATGAAAGGTAAACCCCGCATTATGGATGCCAAATAATGTATCTAACAAAGGTAGATTATAGAGCACTTTGTATGAGTACCAGACAACATGCTATGAAAactctgtttttgtttttctgtcAATCTAAATCATTCAGCCAAAATGCATTGCAGAAAATAAATTGCCATCTCTAATCTGATGCTACTTTCTGATCTGTGTGATCTCCTTATGTCAAATGACTCACGAGAAACGATCCAAACAATTTACCAGCTCTAAGCATCTTGATGAACAGATCCAAGGCCTCGACATGTCGTTCTGTTTGAGAATAGCCTGAAATCATCGTCGTCCACGAGACCACACTCCGCTCCGGCATTCTATCGAGCACGTTGCGCGCGTCGTCCAGCGCGCCGCACCGCACGTACATGGTAACCAGCCGGGTCCCCAGGAACACCGCAGGCCGGTACCTCGCCGTGATCATGCGCGCGTGCACCTGCCGCCCCTCCCAGAGCGCCCTCCTCTCGATGCACGCCGTGATGGCGGCTTCGTACTCGTGGAACCTCGCGCTGGCCCCCGGAAGCGCCATCCCCGATGCGGCGCGGAGCGGCGCGACGAAGCAGTGCTGGAGCGcgaggccgcgcgccgccgcctccggtctCAGGAGCCCGCGCGCGGCAAGCATGAGAGGCGTTGGGCTCACGCGAGCATTTCTCCGAACacctcgcgcgcgccgccgtcaaGACGCCGAGCGCTCGACGAGGTGGTGGTGCGCGTGTTGGTTGCTCTTCTCCTACGCTAACGGGCAATCCTGGCCGTCCGATCGACGAATCTAGCGGCCTAGATGACGCTTCGATCCAAAGACTGTCTCGTAAGAAATCCCAAAACTAAGGGGCGTATTAGAAGATATCAAAATATTCACTTAAGGGCCCGGGAACTAGCTGGGCCAAATTCAATTAAGGGCTGAATTTACAAACGGTACAAATGTAGCCCCAATTTGTTCGTGGGCTCAATTTGTAGAAGAGAATTAAGTAGGCCAAATTAAATTATGGGCTGAATTCCTCGGCAGGAAATGGATGGGCCAGATTTAGAATTGTACCGAATTTGTTGGTCTCAAATTAAATTATGCGCTGAATTCCTCGACAGGAAATGGATGGGCCAGATTTAAAATTGTACCAAATTCGTTGGTCTCAAATTaaattaggaataagttcactttaggtccctctatttgttgcccagtctgattttcgtccctgaaccgcaaaaccgggtatgatCCGTCCCTCAACTTATGAAAACCGGACAAACGAGGTCCCTTAGCGGTTTTtagggtggttttggctgacgtggcgcctacgtggccaTTTTGACTCGatcttcatctgatgtggcactGACGTAGCGCTTACGTAGCAATCCGgtccagaaaaataataaaactcgtgggccccacatgtcagtctcacagaaaataataataataaggtgggacccatgtgggccccatatgtcagtccAACTcatccctcctcttcttcctgctccctccccatctcccctctcttcatctctctctctccaggcgacggcggccgctcctctccctcccacctGCGGGTCGCCGCACACCGCTCCCTCACGCTGGTCcccatgcgccgccgctcctctctcgCCCTCCCACCGGCCGCCGACGCTCGCGCACcaccgctcctctccctccctcccgtcaGCCGGCGTGCGCTGCCTcatctcccgccggccgccccgacgagctcgcctcctccctTGCGACGACGGACAGCGCATGGCCGGCAGCGGGCGATGGTGGGCAACGGCGCGCGAGGCGCctggggtggcggcggccataTCTCTCTTGCGCACGCTCGCCGAGCCGtccgccgcccttctcctcGATGGCCACCAGCGGGAGAAGAGCGATCGAAGCCGTGCGCCTCTCCCCGTCCCTTGGTCGCCGCAGCCCTCCTCCAAtcgtcctccccctccgccacgCCCTCTCGCTCCcgctcccccgcgccgccgcctctacttcctcgccgccgcggccgggaCGACCACGCCGACACCCTCCCCTCGTCGGAGCTCCGCAAGCGCCATGGCGGCTCCGCTgcttctggtggtggtggtggtggtgaggatgAGAAGCTCCActtgctccgccgcctcctcgtgcgGCCCGACGTCGCCATCGACCCCACGcgcctcgcgcgccgccgcgcgcgccgtcgcccgccgccggccatgcgTTGTCCGTCGCTGCTCCGCCCACCCCgtggcctgccgccgccgccgccgctccgccgcaaGGACGAGGGAGAgccaagaggaagaagaggaagagccaagagtggagaaggagaggggaggggagccggcgagCTCAGCTtggggggcggcgggagcggcgtcGTCAGCGtcgctccgcccaccgcccgccgccgctccattTCGCCCCACTGCCGCTCCGCTTCCTCCCGTCGCCCACCACCCGCCGTCGCTCCGTTCaccgctagccgccgcgccgcttcaCTCCGTCACCGCGCCGCTTCActccgtcgccgcgccgcccatcGTCGCTCCGCTTCCTCCTGCCGACCGCCGCGCCGCTTCGCTCCATCGCCACTCTGCTCAgtcgccgctccgcccgtcGCCCCCTCGGTGCCGCTGCTCGCCCTTCTCTCCTGGCAGTgtaggagggagagagaaggggataAAGAGaaggaggctgacatgtgggaccacatggCCCCAgctctttttaattattttttgtgtagctgacatatgggtcccactatttttattagtttttcgAGATAAAATTGCCACGTGATCGTCACGTCAATGctacgtgggacgaagacctagtcaaaggagtcacgtaggcgccacatagACACCACGTCggccaaaaccgccctccatacTGCGGAGGGACTTTGTTTGCccggtttcgtaagttgggagacgggtcgtacccggttttgtggtcaagggacgaaaatcggactgaccgacaaatagagggatctaaagtgaacttatccCGTTAAATTATGGGCTGAATTCCTCGACAGGAAATGGATGGGCCAGATTTAGAATTGTACCGAATTCGTTGTTCTCAAACAAGAAGGCCTAATTCGTGGGTGAAACAAATTACATGACGTGAATCTAGCGGACTAAATTTGCTAGTGGGCTGAATATGTGAACGAGAACTGAGTAGGCCAAATTCTGTGGTCGGCCTAATTCATTCAAGGAAGTGAGTGGGCCACAATTTGATTATGGGTCGTTTTGTTGCAAGGAAGTAAATGGGCCAAATTCAAACATGGCCCGAACTCGTAATTTGTTATGTGGGCCAAATTCGTTGGATAGTGTTAACTGGGCCAAACTCATCGCAGGCTGACTTGACGGGACATAGATGGGCTGAATTCATTTAGGCCTTGGTGGGCTGAATTTGTTGATAAAAAACTGGTAGGCCTAATTCGTTGACAGGAACTAGGTGGGCTGAATTCGTTCACGGGTTGAATTTGTTCAATTAAGGGCTGAATTCACAAACGGTTCAAATGTGGACCAAATTTATTCGTGGGCTGAATTTGTTGACGAGAATTAAGTAGGCCAAATTACATAATGGGCTGAATTCCTTGACAGGAAATGGGTGGGCCAGATTTAGATTTGGACCGAACTCAATGGTTACAAACAAGAAGGCCTAATTCGTGTCTGAAACAAATTACACGATGTGACTCTAGCGTGCTAAATTTCCTAGTGGGCTGAATTTGTGAACGAAAAATAGTGGGCCAAATTCTGTGGTCGGCCTAATTCATTCAAGGCTGTGAGTGGGCCACAATTTGATTATGGGTCGTTTTTGTTGCAAGGAAGTAAGTGGGCCAAATTCAGACGTGGGCCGAACTCGCAAGTTGTTGTGTGGGCCAAATTCATCACAGGCTGAACTCGTTGACGGGAATAGGGCCGAATTCATTTCTGGCCTTGGTGGGCTGAATTTGTTGATAAGAAATTGGTCGGCCTAATTCATTGACGGGAACTAAGTGGGCTGAATTCGTTTACGGGTTGAATTTGTTCATGAGAATTAAGTGGTTGACCGAATTTTCTCTAGGTGGGGCAAATTTGCTTGCGGACTTAATTTATACTGGGCTAAACTCAGTGGGACAATTAGTACTGGGCCAAATTCGTGGATGGATCTAAAGTGGGCAATATTATTTATTGGGCCAAATTCGTTAGTGGGAGTTTTATAGGCCGAATTCGTTGATTGTTATTAAGTGGGCCAATTTTTTACATGAATCAATCCAGGCCGAATCTGCTCGTTGCCTTGGGTGGGCCGAATTCGCTAACTGGGTATAGGTGGGCCAAGTTTACTTTTGGGCCCAAAACTACTTGGCCCGAATGTAGGTGGGCCTAATTATTTTTGGGAACTTAGTGGGCCTAATTCACTTGTGGACCAAATTCGCGGACATAAATTAAGCAGGCCGAATTCGTTTGTTGATgtcgatgggccgaattcgtTCATTTATAttctctaaaaataaaaaaataacagggGGGCTCGATGCAAAATCCTCTGACCGGCTGAAAAATTTGAGATTGTTTCGCGAGGGAAACATACGAAAAGCTTTCTCCCCCATTTCAAGcggcgggaacggcggcggcggcggcggcggccggcgaggagggcgacggctagggtttttctctctctccgccgccgaaaTCGAATCCCCGAGGTGAGCTCCATCTCATACCCACCGAGTCTCACCGTCCCGACCCATCTCcttcacccgccgccgccgcctgcgctgCCCCGCCGATCACCGTGAGCTGCTGCAGCTTCCGCCTCCGGTGAGCACCCGTTGCCGACGGACATCGTCTTCCTTCCTCATCCATCTCGTTCTACCCGCTCCATTCCTCGAATTCGCATTAGCCTTCATCTTCTCTTCTGGATCTGGAAGCTTTTCTGTTCGTCTTAACCCTAGTACTAATTACAGTTTTTTttacccaaaattttttttggtgCCCTGGCTGTAGAGATGAATGCGAATGTGTTGGGCGGCGATGTGGTGGCGGACGATTTCAACTACTTCTCCGGTGTGAGCACCATCTTTGTGGCCAACATCCAGGAGGTGAAGGACCGGGTTTCCCAGATCGAGCTCCTCTTCTGCAGCCAGCTCTTCCCTCATGTCCAGGCCATGTGGAAGGCGGCCAAGGATGCGTGGATGGAGAGGGAGGCCGCCCTATTGAGCCAATTGGAGGAGCTGAGCAGCGGGAAGCGGCACGCGGAGGAGAAGGCGCTGCAGCTGGGGTGCTCCCTTGATGAGATGAAGGGGAAGCTTGCGTATGCCGAGCGATCGGTCGCGGGGCATGAGGTTGAGAAGAAGCGGCTTCTGGGGAGATTGGAGGAGGAAATTGGGAACAAAGATGAGGTTATTCGCCGGCTAGAGAGGGAGATTGCGGAGAAGGCTGCTGATTTTTCCAGGGAGAGAGATGCCCATCAGAGGCTTTTGCAGCTGGTTGAGTTGAAGGACAAGTATTTGCTTCTCGAGCAGAATAAACGGAGGGATGCGGAGGAGATGGCACTGCAGCTGGGGAACTCTCTTGAGGATATGAAGGGGAACTTTGAGCGATTGATCGCGAGGCATGAGGTTGAGAAGGAGCAAATTCCGGGGAGGTTGGAGgaggaaatggggaaaaaggaTGAGGTTATTGGGCGGCTAGAGAGCGAGATTGCGGAGAAGGCTGCTGATGTCTCTAGGGAAAGAGATGCCCATCAGAGGATGCTGCAGCAGGTTGAGTTGAAGGATAAGGACCTGCTTCTCGAGCAGAATAAGCGGAAGGACCTGATCGAGGATTACACTAAGCTGAAGACACTCTACAAGGATTTGAAGTCTCAGTACAACTTTCTTGTTGGAAAGATTGGCCAGAATGAAGGCTCCAAGTCTCCTGTAGTCAATGTGGTGGATCGGAAAACCTCCGGAAGCCCTCCAAGCAAGAGAAAGCTCAAAGGTACTCCTGCCCTTTGATTTCCTTTCATTCAGTAGAGCTATTTAAACCTTGTTAATCAATCAccatttttattctctaattaCTGTTACCTGGAAGTTTCATTTGAAGAATACCAAGTTTTAATTGCAATTGTGTACTATAATCCATGGTGCTCTGATCAATGCCGCGGTTGAAAGTATTATTAAGCACCTTTGTAATCTTCAAGTAATGTCCTGCCAATGCTATCATATTAGCACTAAGATCTATGCCTCCTAAATCGATACTGATTGATATCTGCCTTAGCATTTTCTTTTACTTGCTTGATTTTCAGATCTGGTGGACACTAAAAAGGAGAACAATCAGGCAGTATCTAAGACTGTAGATGAGAAAAATGGTCCTGCTTCAAGTGCAAAGGCACAAGGTACCCACCATGCTAGCTCAGTCAGGAGTCAATTCAGTAACTCGCGCCTTTGTCTACCGTCTCGTACAACCAATCCTCCACCAAAGAATGCTACTAGCAATTCAAAAACAGAGGCAGCATCTAGTTTCACCCGCCCAAGTCTACACTGGAGGGAGACTCGCGCGCGTAAAGAACCAGGCGTTGTAGATCCACATGATGATTTCCTTGACACACCTCTGGAGGCTGTCAAAAATATGATCAGGAATCCTAAAACGCCAGAAGAAGCACAAGCCCTTGCTGCCTCTCCTCCTAAAGATATGGACTTCAATAACTCTGATGATGAGACTCAAGATGTCAATATTGCCACCCAGGGCCAGAAAAACATGCCAGTTCCCAAGCAGCAAAGTACAATTTCAATCCAACCACCAAATAAAGGTTTCAAATACACGGAACCTGTAAGAAAAAAGGCTGACCGGGAGAATCTGAAAGGCGTTGAGTGCAAGCAGTGCAAGAAATTCTATGATGCTGTTCTTCCAGATGGCCGCACAAATGGTGACGGTGCGGACTCTACAAGCATGAGGTGTGAGCATCATGATGGCGTATCCAGACATCGCTACAGGTACGCGCCGCCGCTGACACCTGAAGGGTTTTGGAACATTGGGTTTGAATCAGAAATGTAGCACATGAAGTATGATGCGCTCTTCATTGATTAGTGCAGTGTCTTGCCCTAACATAGGTTCTCAGTCACCCCCCAGATACTGTTAATAATGTCAGTAGTAAATCTCATGCTGGGGAAATgatcatttctttttttaagattatATGTTTGGATAGAATGCCAATTTGTTGAAGATAGAATGTACTTACTGTCACATCGATTCTATGTAAATGACATCTGACATTGAAAAGCAGTCGAATAATCTTGAATAACAAGCGTTATAACGTTACTTGACATTTTTCTTCGATATTTACTAATTACAATCACATCCATGATCTCTTCTTTTTGCTGTTACCACTTTACTTCAGCATATGCAATTGTTGGCAGCAGACTGGTGAGGTCTGTCGAATGGTGAGCCATCTCTTCTTCCCATGAAAAGCCTTTCTCCTTTCCATTGTCCATTTGATCACGAGATTCAGGTCAAGATCGATCAGGACGATTTCACGTCAGATCTGCTAAGAAACAGGATGCATAACAACAAAGCAGGTAATTCTTTTAGAGAaaacaaaataacaatatatgCCCCAAGAAAGAGTCCCAACTCCCAAGGAAGAGTCATTCAACTTAGGGTGCAGGTGGGGTGGGTCGACCTATATAGGGCCAAAATCACATTGGCCCGGCCCACAAATTGTGTAGTCCAACATGTGCCGGCGTTGCCGTGGGCCTGTGGCCCTACACTTCCTAGCACCGTCACCCACAGTCGTCACCGCAGCCGCCGtagcgtcgccgccggcgtgcgtgTCTCCCCAACCGGAGACAGCGTGGTGCGGCCTCAGTCTCCCTACAGTCCCCTGCTACATTCTGCCGGATCGACGTAAAAACTCACAGTTTACCACCTAGCCCTCGTTCGATTTAGAGAGGATTGATCCAATCCCTCCTTCGTAaagattaaccgaacaaggccttaggctgtgttaattcttttggaggggttgggATTTGGGAACCCCTCACCTCCTCACTTAAAACAGAGCTAtagattaacacgtgattaattaagtattatagctataaaaattttaaaaatggattaatataatttttaaatcaactttcctatataaactCTTTACAAAGcgtacaccgtttagtagtttgaaaaccatgcacgtgaaaaacgagggaggtgggttgggaacccatgaGAAATAACACAACCTTATTTGACTTATAAGTGGCCTGCTTGCATCCCTAGTTCTAGACGCTTGTAGCTCGTCGGGCGCCGGCTGGTGCGTCATACCATAAGCAACCTTTGTTCGCCGCCGCTATCAGGGGTGAATTGTCCGGCTCAACGGACGTTCTTCGGTGATGGATACTGTACTGCACGTCAACAAGGCTCTACAAGGTGGCATTTGTTCAGAACTTTCAGATCACTGAGTCCTGAGTGATGAAAGGCCGTAGTAGACTACTAGTGGTTTATCTATATGAAAGCGAAGTAAGCATAGTCATCCTCCTTCCGTTCCCTTCTTCTATTCTACGTACCGTGCTTTGCACGTATAGCGTACATAGATATCCATCGAATCCTATGTTTTATTTGTTAcaacctccgtcccataatataagggattttagatggatgtgacacattctagtagtCTAtctccagattcgtagtactatgatatatcacattcacctaaaatctcttatattataagacagGGGGAGTATCACATCACTATTTATATGGGCTTGATTcgttacaatgtaagtcatatACTACTATAACTATAAAACTTCGTAGGATGATATGTTACTTAATCTTTCATGTTTATTCTGGTATGTTACTTAATCTTTCATGTTTATTCTGGAGAGTTATTTATTCCATGTTTAGATTAAATTGTCTCAAATATAGCTACTTCTAAAGTACCAATGGACATTTCTAGCCATGAAATCTCCAAAATACTACTCATCTTCGCAACCCCATCTTCCAACAACCATGAATTCATGACAATAAAACTAAGGGTAATATAGTCCATTTTTACCTCTCCCCATCTAAGTGAAAACTTTAAAAGTAATTATTTTGAGCCGGAGGGACTAGTAGTGTTTTAGTGTAAACATTTTTCCATCCTAAAAAAATCTCTGAATGTTTAAGGAtctgatttaaaaatttttggagAGTTGTATCTTGATGCGTTCAAATTTCATCATATCATGGTTCACGAAATACGAGTAGCACGTTACGTTAACGTTGCTCTAATCTTGCAGAGTCCTGTGTGCAGAATAACACGTTGGCAAACGATAAGTTCCAGAACTATCTTCCGTTATGGCAACTGTACATTTGCTCAGTTGCACGTGCTAATTGTCTTCCTAGTCCTGTCCCTTCGCACCCATGTGCTCATGTCAGTCTTTCCACCTCAGCGATACAAATTACTCTCCAGTTTTCTGTTAAAAATGAAGTGCATACTAAGGCAAGTATAAAGGTAGAGACCGGTAACGTTAATTAGATGCTATCATgttacaatagttaagacaatatggtctctaattattaatgtaccaaaatactttcTTACTAGTCATCTTTCATTTATTAGACTCACTGCAACGAAAAATTTtcttaataaatgctaagagtcgactctataccgttgtcatgcgtagcaaccatatttctctttccttcttcctctctcttccacgtcaTCAAATATGCTTGTATGACAATAATGAGAGACCGCTTAATAaagaccattgtacatgccctaagggtcatgaaaaaaaacttaccaaattttggtatagttgccaaaatttgaataggatttcttatatagttaccaaaatttgatagcaaactaaatgtagccacttttgggtaactttaccaaaatttggtaaggttgaaaatggcatcaaagtgaacatgccctaagTTCGACATCCTTATGAAAGTTTTATCTtaggtttgttatttctttcattcttccaaaattttgtaAACCAAACATATTCTTACCATTGGTGCCCTATTTGGTAATTCCGAAAGTTTCCACTCTTATAAACTCTACCAAATGTTTAATAAGGCTTTAGAATTAAAGCCATgcaatactaccaaaatatgccaaaactTAGTACTACAAAATTTTTGTAGGATTGGAATTGCCAAAAACAACCCATTACTGccctaaagtttttttttttcacattagaCCACCATTTCTTCACTTCCATTTAACTTTGGACCCCTTAAACTTCGTTTAACTTGTTCACCAAATAAATGCTGCTCATATAACCTTGACATTAAACCATCGTAGTCAGGCATACACCAAGAATACATCAGCAAGAAAAGAACCCACAGTATCTCTCGCTCATCTCTACAAAAAAAGATAGCAGCAGTAAAACCTCCATATCCATCACCTCCAGCTCCAAGAGTCTccaacaacagcaacaacagtATCTCTCTATATCTTGCATTCCATATGTACATCGTCTCAGAATCCGGCCTCCAAAATCAATGAAAGTCCCATGCACTGCACTGCTGCACTGCACAAGACGTTGCCAACCATccacagcagcaacagcagcagcagcagcagccgtcaGTCCACAGCTCacgcctagctagctagctagctagctctcctGACATCCAGCCGCCATTGTCCACAGCTCACGTATGTTTGTTTGGCTTGCTCTGCTGACCTGCTTGCTATCACTACCACCACCGTtggtcacaggctcacagctcCGTCTTTAGCTTGT from Oryza glaberrima chromosome 6, OglaRS2, whole genome shotgun sequence includes these protein-coding regions:
- the LOC127775923 gene encoding putative pentatricopeptide repeat-containing protein At3g13770, mitochondrial, yielding MLAARGLLRPEAAARGLALQHCFVAPLRAASGMALPGASARFHEYEAAITACIERRALWEGRQVHARMITARYRPAVFLGTRLVTMYVRCGALDDARNVLDRMPERSVVSWTTMISGYSQTERHVEALDLFIKMLRAGCIPNEYTLATVLTSCSGPQSIYQGKQVHSLLVKTNFESHMFVGSSLLDMYAKSENIQEARRVFDTLPERDVVSCTAIISGYAQKGLDEEALDLFRQLYSEGMQCNHVTFTTLVTALSGLASLDYGKQVHALILRKELPFFVALQNSLIDMYSKCGKLLYSRRVFDNMLERSVVSWNAMLMGYGRHGLGHEVISLFKDLHKEVKPDSVTLLAVLSGCSHGGLVDEGLDIFDTVVKEQSALLHTGHYGCIIDLLGRSGRLEKALNLIENMPFESTPSIWGSLLGACRVHANVHVGELVAQKLLEMEPENAGNYVILSNIYAAAGMWKDVFKVRKLMLEKTVTKEPGQSWIILDKVIHTFHSSERFHPSKKDINAKIKEIFVDIKAAGFVPDLSCVLHDVDDEQKERMLLGHSEKLAITFGLMNTPPGLTIRVMKNLRICVDCHNFAKFVSKVYEREISLRDKNRFHLLTHGNCTCGDYW
- the LOC127777245 gene encoding protein gamma response 1 — translated: MNANVLGGDVVADDFNYFSGVSTIFVANIQEVKDRVSQIELLFCSQLFPHVQAMWKAAKDAWMEREAALLSQLEELSSGKRHAEEKALQLGCSLDEMKGKLAYAERSVAGHEVEKKRLLGRLEEEIGNKDEVIRRLEREIAEKAADFSRERDAHQRLLQLVELKDKYLLLEQNKRRDAEEMALQLGNSLEDMKGNFERLIARHEVEKEQIPGRLEEEMGKKDEVIGRLESEIAEKAADVSRERDAHQRMLQQVELKDKDLLLEQNKRKDLIEDYTKLKTLYKDLKSQYNFLVGKIGQNEGSKSPVVNVVDRKTSGSPPSKRKLKDLVDTKKENNQAVSKTVDEKNGPASSAKAQGTHHASSVRSQFSNSRLCLPSRTTNPPPKNATSNSKTEAASSFTRPSLHWRETRARKEPGVVDPHDDFLDTPLEAVKNMIRNPKTPEEAQALAASPPKDMDFNNSDDETQDVNIATQGQKNMPVPKQQSTISIQPPNKGFKYTEPVRKKADRENLKGVECKQCKKFYDAVLPDGRTNGDGADSTSMRCEHHDGVSRHRYRYAPPLTPEGFWNIGFESEM